In the genome of Pelecanus crispus isolate bPelCri1 chromosome 17, bPelCri1.pri, whole genome shotgun sequence, one region contains:
- the PRELP gene encoding prolargin has translation MKVAFRLLLPLVLVLISEVSGQRRKPPRKPTRPPPEFIEPVEPTELPPPLPPGPPSVFPDCPRECYCPPDFPSALYCDSRNLRKVPIIPSRIHYLYLQNNFIDDLPEESFRNATGLKWVNLDNNRIRKVDRRVLEKLENLIFLYMEKNQLKEVPAFLPPNLEQLRLSKNQISKIPPGVFNKLENLVLLDLHHNKLSDGVFNKNTFKGLKNLMQLNLAHNILRKMPPGVPNAIHQLFLDRNNIEDIPSDYFKEFPNLAFIRLNYNQISDKGLPKNSFNLTNLLVLHLAHNKLTNVPFISPKLEHLYLNNNSIDKINGTQICPTSLMSIQDFSPSDLDSVPRLRYLRLDGNLLKPPIPLDLMMCFRLLQSVVF, from the exons ATGAAGGTGGCCTTCAGATTGCTTCTCCCACTTGTTCTTGTGCTGATCTCGGAGGTGAGCGGGCAGCGGAGGAAGCCTCCCCGGAAACCCACCCGCCCGCCTCCCGAGTTCATTGAGCCTGTCGAGCCCACAGAGCTGCCTCCACCCCTGCCACCGGGCCCCCCTTCCGTCTTCCCTGACTGCCCCCGAGAATGCTACTGTCCCCCAGACTTTCCCTCTGCCCTCTACTGTGACAGCCGCAACCTGCGGAAGGTCCCCATCATCCCATCCCGCATCCACTACCTCTACCTCCAGAACAACTTCATTGATGACCTCCCGGAGGAGTCCTTCAGGAATGCCACGGGGCTGAAATGGGTCAACCTAGACAACAATCGCATCCGGAAGGTGGACAGGCGggtcctggagaagctggaaaacCTCATCTTCCTCTACATGGAGAAGAACCAGCTCAAGGAagtgcctgccttcctgccaCCCAACCTGGAGCAGCTGCGTCTGAGCAAGAACCAGATCTCCAAGATCCCTCCTGGGGTCTTCAACAAGCTGGAGAACCTGGTGCTCTTGGACCTGCACCACAACAAGCTAAGCGACGGGGTCTTCAACAAAAACACCTTCAAGGGACTCAAGAACCTCATGCAACTCAACCTCGCCCACAACATCCTGAGGAAAATGCCCCCTGGGGTGCCCAATGCCATTCACCAGCTCTTCCTGGACAGGAACAACATCGAAGACATCCCCAGTGACTACTTCAAGGAGTTCCCCAACCTGGCGTTCATCCGGCTCAACTACAACCAGATCTCTGACAAGGGGCTGCCCAAGAACTCCTTCAACCTCACCAACTTGCTGGTGTTGCACCTGGCCCACAACAAGCTCACCAACGTCCCTTTCATCAGCCCCAAGCTGGAGCACCTCTACCTGAACAACAACTCCATTGATA aaaTCAACGGGACGCAGATCTGCCCCACCTCGCTGATGTCCATCCAGGACTTCTCCCCCTCCGACCTGGACAGCGTGCCCCGGCTCCGGTACCTGCGGCTGGACGGGAACCTCCTGAAGCCCCCCATCCCCTTGGACCTGATGATGTGTTTCCGCCTCCTGCAGTCCGTGGTTTTCTAG